The sequence CCAGTGCCTCCTTCTGCTTGGGGCTCAGATCCCCGACTCTGCCGCTCATCGTGGCTCAACCGCAGGGATGGGGTTTGGGGGCGGGAGGCGGCGGGTGCGGCAGCTGATGGAGCACAGACTCGTCCTCGCCGCCACCCGGGGTAAAGTCCCAGCCTTTTGCCCGGGCCGCGGAGCTGGCAGCCAAGCCCCGCCTCTTAAAGGATCCCGAGGGGCGGGGTAGGGAGCGCTGCACTGGGGCACGGGAGGCTCTGACATGGGCCCCCTCTGCCCTCCTGAAGTCAGAAACCCAGGCAGGAAGCGAGCAAGTGCGCCCACCGGGACTGAGGCCAGTGGGCATCAGAAGGGCAGGGAGTCTCAGTTTTAGTTCCAAATTTACTCTTAGCTCATAGTGTGACCTTGGGCGAGGCACCTGAGCTCTCTGGGCCTCTGAACAAGGAGGGATTGAAAGGTGCTATCTAATGAGCTCTTCTAACCAGGCTCCCATAGTGCAGGACTGCACAGCATCCTGCACACGgattgttctgtttttgtttttgtttttttgaaacggaaactcgctctgtcacccaggctggaatgcagtggcacgacctcggctcactgcatcctctgccttccgatttcaagctattctcctgcctcagcctcccaagttgggattacaggtgcacgccaccatgccaggctaatttttgtatttttagtagagactgggtttcaccgcgttggccaggctggtctcaaactcctgacctcaagtgatcctcacgcctcagcctctcaaagtgctgggattacaagtgtgagccaccgtgcctggcctacagggattattaataaatgtttcctgaatgaatgaatgaatgaatgaatgaatgtaagaAACGCTCCAATAGAGCCACAGATCCTGGTGCTGGCAGAAccctgggagggagagagaaatataGATCATTCAGGGATCATGCAACTTACCTCATTTAACagcttgggaaactgaggcccagacaaGGCATGGCTTATCCAAAGTTGTTAGTGGCATGACAGATGTGGAGTGCCCATTGCCTGGCACATGGAAAGTGCTTAGCTGTGCCCTCCCCTTATGGCCTGGAATTAATGCAGAGCTAGGCCGAGGAGTCTGTGGGCATCTCATCTCCCAGAGCCATACCTCGGCTCCCTCAACACTCAAGTctctgagagagagaaagcagaatgTCCCCAGTCTCTCTCCTTACCCGGAGGCAAAGGCACCAGGCCTGTTAAAGACATTTAAGGACTTTGCTCTGCCCTTGGTGTGGCCCCCACCATAGAGGTCTGCTGCAGGGTGCAGAGTGAGGGTTGAGGCCCCCAGTGCCCACCTCTGCAGAGAGTTTTCAGGCAGCTCTGCCCTGGTTAGTCTCACTGGCTTCTGGCCTGGGGCAGGACAGGGCTGCCTTCCTCACTGGATATATGGCTAAGATCTTTATATAAGACCCTTCCAGGGCCAGGATGTTCTTTCCAGGGTAGAGCCTACTCAAAGGAAACTATTATAGAAGAACACCATCTTGgtcaggagcggtggctcatgcctataatcccagtactttgggaggccaaggcaggcagatcacctgaggtcaggagttcgagactagcctggccaccatggtgaaaccccatctctactaaaaatacaacaattagccaggtgtggtagtgtgcatctgtagtcccagctactcaggaggctgaggtgggagaattgcttgaacccgggaggcagaggatgcagtgagccgatatcatgccattgcactccagtctcgggtgacagagcaagactccctctaaaaaaaaaaaaaaagaaaagaaacacagccTTTTATATTGGTTCAGCAACTTACAGTTCACAAGGTACCTTCAGATCTAGCTTGTCACTTAAGCATGGGACAATTCTGTAAGGTAGGCAGGTCAGGTGACTCATTGAGGAGCCTGAGGGAGAGGTGGTCATAGGTGGACACTTGTAGAGTTGGGACTTAAACCCAAGTTTGTGGTTTCTAGGCCGAATGTTCCCAGGCCAAGGTGTGGACGGGCCTGGGAACTGCCTGCAGAAGTTACCCAGGAAAGTACACGATCACCTTCACCCAACAGGATACAGCCCTCCCCGCATCTGAAGTTACCCAAATAAAAGCCTCAGTAAAGAACCCTTCCCCAggcctgtgcctcccaggttcaacagctgcctctttcttcttcctccactGAGACTTAACCTACCTCCGGCCCACCGTAAAACAGCTAGTTAATGTGATCATATAAATCCTAAATAGGcccaggctgggtggctcatgcctgtaatcccagcactttgggaggccgaggtgggcagatcacctgaggtctggagttcaagacctgtctggccaacatggtgaaccccgtatctactaaacataccaaaaaaaaaaaaaaaaaaattagccgggcatggtggcgcacacctatagtcccagctacttgggaggctgaggcaggagaatcgcttgaacccaggaagtggaggctgcagtgacccaagatcgcaccattgcattccagcctaggcaacaaagcaagactctgtctcaaaaaaaaaaaaaaaaaacaaaacaaaaccaactaactgggctcagtggctcatgcctgtaatcccagaactttgggaggccgaggcaggtggattacctgagttcaggagcttgagaccagcctggccaacatggtgaaacgccatctctactaaaaatccaaaaattaaccgggcctggtagcgggcacctgtaatcccagctacttgggatgttgaggcaggagaattgtttgaacccaggaggcagaggctgcagtgagccaagattgcgccactgcagtccactctgggcaacaagagtgaaactctgtctcaaaaaacaaaacaaaacaaaacaaaacaaaacaaaaaacctgaataaATAATCTGGTGAAGTCCTTGGAGCTGGCTACCGAGAGAGagtccctccctcccatccccacTTTTTCTCTATCCCCTAACCCCTGCCCTACAGTTCTTCCTCCCTGCTAGGTATGTTGCACCCCTGCTCAAGAATCTTCAATGGCTCCCTGGTTCCTTCCTGAGTCAACTCAATCCCACTGATCTGCATCTGAGgcctacccccaccccatcccagcGTTCCCTGTGGCACCAAGGGCCACTTGCCCCCTCTACACACTTTATTTCAGTCTGAGAAGCTTCCCACTGTCCTTTAGACATACCTCTGCACTCCTGCTTCTGTGAGAGTTGCTGCTGTGTCCTGTATCCTCCTGCCAGGTCTTCCCCAGCCCTCAAGACTCTGATCAAATACTGTTTCCAGGAGCTTCTCCCTGAGCTACCCTCTGCCAACCAGATGTCCCCTTTCCTGGCCTTGGTGTGGACTATTTTGCATTGTAGTGGCAACTATCAGGGAACAGTGTGGCCCAACAGGAAGAACCAGGTCTCCCGGGTCAGGCAGGCTGGAGGGGAGAGCCTTCTGTGATGGATATATCTTGCTGGGGACTTTGGTTAGGGGAACACAGAGTGTGAACAACTTAAAGAAGGCTGGTGGCACGCAGAGATCTAGGAGAAGCGTTGGGGTGGCAGTCCTAGTGCTGACAGAGCCCTGTGCTTCAGATTCTTCTTGGGGGGAAGCTCTGTGCACAGAAAGGAGCACTGGACTGGGAGTCCGGTGTGTGAACTGGAGACCATGTCCTTGCTTAATGTGCTGCCGTGACTATTCTGCAAGGCGCACATTTGGGGGTCTCCTCAGGGCTGCTGGCCCGTGCCTTCTAGACCTTGGTTGTTTCCTCACTAAAATGAGGGCACTGGCCTTGAGATCAGAGGCCTCCTGCGTGCCCTGGCCTCAAAATCTGTGGTGCCAGGGGGAAGGGGGTGGCAAAGAGATTGGCTCTGTGATTTGAGAGttggaaagaacagtcttttaaacccttcaacaaatatttgtggaacaCTCCACTTCCACGGGGCCAGGGCAGCACGAACTCTCTGGAAAGCCCTTGTGCCTGCAGGCAGCCATGCAGAAAAGCCCtggccccagcctcctcccctcctcccagcccagccctgtgggGCTTGCAGCCGCCTCAAGTCACCTGCCTCCTCTGGGTGTCTGTGATCTGGTGAGAGAACTAATCCCATCGCTGTGAAAATTGCAAGTGAAGTAATGGCTGGGGAAGAGGTGGGCGCACACAGGTGAGGGATTATTATGACTATTGTGTTGCTTCTGAAGGCACATCAGAGAGTGAGAAACTCAGCCTGTCTGGCTCCTCCCCTGAGCCCCATTTCCTCCTCACTTCCGCAGTCCAGCCTGGCTTTGCAAAGAAACAaaatcctctccccaccccacttccCACAGTTGAACCCCTGATTAAGTCCTTTACCTTCCTGGGTATCACTGTCTAATCCCTAAGCCCTTTCTCACCAGTCTCCAGTTGTCTCCAAGAGCCAAATCCCTTTAGAATGATGTGGCCCAGATAGCTGTGAGCACAGAGGCAGGGGGCAGGGAGCTGGGACCTCAGGACTCCcccagaggggaggggagggccggAGGGGTGCTGGGGGCCCCTGCTGTGGCTTTGGCGCTAGCTGGCAGGGGCCTGGAGACTTCCCTTGGGAAGGATGGGTTGCCATTTCCACCCCAAATAGAGCTAAAATAGAGTCCAGATTCCATAGGCAAGCTTGTTCCCACGCCAGTGACCTCTCAGAGCAGAATGGCATAGGGGTGGGCCCACCAACTCTGGAACCAGACTACCTGGGTTTGGGTCCTGGTTCTATAACTTAGCAAAGTTACTTGACCTCTGCCtcaatttctcatctgtaaagtggcaGTGATAATCTTACTACCTCATATGATTGGAAtgagattaaatgagctaattcaTAAAAAGAACGTTGAAGAGTACCTGGAACACAGTGAAGCTATtggctggttttttgttttttttttttttaattttttgtgggtttttttttagagatgggggtctcactatgttgcccaggctggtcttgaactcttggcctcaagtgatcttcccaccttggccacccaaagtgctgggattataggtgtgacccactgtaCCCAGCTGGTATCAActgttttgacttgcattttctGTTCCTTCTCTTGAATATTCTTGCCATTCAGGTGCTAGCCCACACACCAGCTCTTAGAGGGGTCTCCCTTCCCTGGTAATGAGGCTGAAGTGGCCTCTGGCCACCAGCACCTCTCTGATGCTATTTTATCTCGTTCCTGTGGCACCTACTGTGGCCCGAAATGATCTTGCTTGTGTATGTGGTTATGGTTTTCTATCTGTTCTCAAGGGCAGAAACCATTGCTGGTTACGGTCACTGCTCCATGCCCAGTGCCTAGCACCGAGAAGACCTTTGATATCCATTTGTGGGAATGACACTCACCCTGTCCCTGAGAGCTGGGCCCAAGGAAGGAGCAGGAATCCCTAGACTTTGTAGCCCATGCCACAATTACGCTGCGGCTACTTTGCATCTGCCCTGTGTGATCTTGAGTGAGTTGTCGACCCTCTGAGCATCTGGGTGAGTGGAGGGAGGTGGCAGATGGAACTAAACAATCAAGGGACACTTTAAGATCTTTGAAGACAACTTATTTTATGTGCTGGAGCTCATGTCCATAAGGTAAAGGGATCTTAGGGACCTCCATGTTCTAAAAATACCACCACCTCAGGCCTGGCCGTCCCTGTTGCCACTGGGCTGAAGCCCCCACTGATGGTGACACATTCCGTCGAGTTAGGCATTGTCTTCTTCAAGGCCCTTTTTGTACAAAATGAAGCCACTGGGCCCCATGTGGCCACATTCCCCAGGGACCAGCCTGCCACCTGGTGGCAGCTTGATTACCTTGGCCTCTTCCTCATTGGTGGGGCCCAGGTTCATGCTCACTGGAACAGACACATACTCTAGATGTGGATTTGCCTTCCCTGCCCTTCATCCTTCTGCCAGCATCACCATCTGTGTACTCATGGAATGCCTCATCCATTTGTATGGCATTTGCACAGCCTGGTGTGTGACCAAATAACTCATTTCACAGcaaaggaagagaagcagagggCTCAGGTTCACAAAATTCACTGGCCTTATCATACACCCcattcctggtaccaattttaaaacatttcatcctCATCACCACCCGCTTCCACCGCTGAGCTAACATAATCCATGCCTCGCACTTTCATTAATAGCTTTATTTCTTCCTAGGTCCCCAGCAACTTTACAGAGcaaggaaagacagagaaattGGGGCCTTCTCCATGCAGGTCTCTGCCCAGCCCAGGGCCAGGAAACCTTGCATCCCAAGAAACAAGCTACTTGGAATCACAGCATGTCTGATGAAAGGCCCTCCCAAGTCATTTAGTCCAGGCTCCCATTTTACAACTGGGGACGAAGGCCAAGAAAATGGAAGTGGgtcgccgggtgtggtggctcatgcctgtaatcccagtactttgggaggccgaggcgggcggatcacgaggtcaggagatcgagaccatcccatcccggctcacacagtgaaaccccatctctactaaaaatacaaaaaactagctgggtgtgatggtgggcgcctgtagtcccagctactcgggaggctgaggcaggagaatggtgtgaacccgggaggtggagcttgcagtgagccgagatcacgccactgcactccagcctgggcgacagagcgagactccgtctcaaaaaaaaaaaaaaaaaaagaaaaaaacaaagaaaatggaagtGGCTTGCCCAGAGGCCCATGGCGAGAgaatgacagccctgtcctctcTAGCTCCCCACCCTCTCTTGGGAGCTTGGATCTGTGGATTGGGCTACTCCAGAGAGAGCCCACAGGGCTGAGCATCCTGTCGTCCATCCCTGGGAGCAGGGCGGCCTGCTTGTCTCTTAGCTGgcatcccttccctcccttctggGGTCCTCCAGTCCCCTCCTACTCAGACACTCCACTCCTAGGCAGGGCCTCAAGGTCACTCATCTCCTTGCAGTCAATCTCCCATCCTTGGCGGCCTCATTTCCTGGGCTTACACTGTACCCTGCCCCCCGCCAGCACTGGCTCCAATCTTCACTGTTTCTTTACTCACCCCCTAACCCTCCTCACCCCCTAACCCTCCTCACCCCCAAAGCAGCAGAAAGCCCCTGGCTGGGCTGAGCTACACCCACCCACACTGGGATGACATCTTCCAGCTCTTGTCCCTTCTGGGATAACCAGGGGTTACCCCATGGAAGAACACACCACAGGGAACTGGTTACCCACCAAGTTTGCAAGGGGGCTCCGGCTCCCACTGATGGAAAGCTAGGATGTAGATATTAGTGGGGAAGCAGAACTGTGTTCTAGGTGGCGGACAAGCGTGAACAAGGACCTGCATCTGGTTGGAGTGTGTATGTTGAGGGGTGACTAGGTCCGTGGGGTGAGGGGTAGGGAGAAAGTGGGGATGGGGCAGGCAGAACATGGAGCCAAAGACCTGGCTGATTACCGGGTGCATCCTTGCAACCCTGTGTTGGGGCTGACAGATGGGCTGGAACAGTCACAGAATTGGAGAAGCAAGCCTCTCCACAGGCACCACAGGGGTTCCACGGTGCATTTTGTAGCTTATGAAGAGTGATTTCATACGTATGAGAGAACattagtggccgggcgcagtggctcacgcctgtaatcccagcgctttgggaggccgaggtgggtggatcacgaggtcaagagatcgagaccatcctggtcaacatgatgaaaccccgtctctattaaaaatataaaaattagctgggtgtggtggcgggcgcctgtagtcccagctactcgggaggctgaggcaggagaatcgcttgaacccaggaggcagaggttgcattgagccgaggtcatgccattgcactctagcctgggcaacagagcgagacaccatctcaaaaaacaaaaaacaaaaaaggttagTAACGTATCCAAGTAGTGATCCCTTATCCTTGGGCAATACATTCCAAGATCCTCAGTGGATGCCCGAAACCTCAGGTAGtgctgaacacctactgtgtttCTTCAATCTGATAACTCTGAGGCCTGTAAGTGACTAACAGGTGGTAACATTTACAGCGTGGGGAAGATTCACATCCAGAGTGGGATAGAGAGGAAGGGCAAGAGATTTCATCACGCTATtcagaatggcatgcaatttaaaacttacgaattgtttatttctggaattttccatttaatatttttttggaCCTTGGTTGGCTGAAGGTAACTAAAACCTCAGGTAAGAGGAGACTACTgtagaccgatggaacagaacagagaatctAGCTacgtgcagtggctaatgcctataatcccagcactttggaaggctgaggcaggcagataccttgagtccaggagttcgagaccagcctgggcaacatggcgaaaccctgtctctacaaaaaaaaaaaaaaaaaaaaaagaattagctgggtatagtggcacacccctgtggtctcagctactttggcggctgaggagggagaatcccttgaccctgggaggtggaggttgcaatgagctgagatggcaccactgcactccagcctggacgacagagagagaccctgtatcaaaaataaacaaatacataaataattttttgatgcttaaacttttacttttcttatttatgtctttaatctatATGGAATTCatattttgtatatgatgtgtATGTAataggggtctaatttcatttcttttcctaatGGCTAATTGAATTTCTTAGCACAATTTACCAAACAGTCCATGATACTGCCTCCTTCTATCTCCACAAACACAGTGCTTCCTCTGACGTACAGCATCTTTAGATGTGTGGGTCAGTTTCTGGCCTATTTCATGTTCCATTTGTCTGTCTTTAGGCCGATATCGGGGGCTGTCATATATTCCCATCTCACGCTTCTTCAGGAGCAACTTGGTCATCCCATATCAGTGTTCATACAGGTGTTcactgtaaaattatttcaatatttctgGAGAAAAAAGAGGTTGTGGCTCATCTGACCCTTGCCCTTATATcaccatacaattttttttttttttttttttttgagacagtctcgctctgttgcccgggctggagtgcagtggcaccaactcagctcactgcaagctccacctcccgggttcatgcctcagcctcccgagtagctgggactacaggtgccccccaccatacccggctaattttttgtatttttagtagagacggggtttcgccttattagtcaggatggtctcaatctcctgatcccgtgatccacccaccttggcctcccaaagtgctgggatt comes from Macaca mulatta isolate MMU2019108-1 chromosome 10, T2T-MMU8v2.0, whole genome shotgun sequence and encodes:
- the LOC144331820 gene encoding uncharacterized protein LOC144331820, producing MQKSPGPSLLPSSQPSPVGLAAASSHLPPLGVCDLVPSNFTEQGKTEKLGPSPCRSPFSTIFLSAPLTRPPPEHPAGCENLLSLTSRLPAAIPVPPLSSTLGR